One genomic segment of Cydia splendana chromosome 5, ilCydSple1.2, whole genome shotgun sequence includes these proteins:
- the LOC134790780 gene encoding chromodomain-helicase-DNA-binding protein 7-like isoform X2 has protein sequence MDSYNLFGDDGSGMLEGLTDLGGTDSFAGSSTSGVTGDNKDSTDNSYRQPYSQGSVGQESSIQKLASFGGGSAGGLSSSAQPVPNSGAAPSAPEYHGYGEYPPRPRMPQPPHAPLHPTHHVHPSHQYPGYHPGPDPMYGMPEHPGIGDMGVWSNAPAPNRYAPITPPYRNYEHQQKMHQYPTQQASAIGGIQAQNGAYLPRQPHFSQPTSQQVYGQQQVKPSFHLNSNYPNYTQMHPPTASRISQHPSYHQQMEVNPHQYGLPLGQQNHGTVPQHQPHQNMSSHSSGITPGIQGHPNVHLHHGGAPPLHHVARQPSGPPSSAAPSHPVPSQMPYGSPHHSISMNYQSHQVQHPLDVNVTNQYNAPKPPGMDAGAAQYRPPFPPQLSPQMSPRAQMSPRQQQQQQQQQQPPQLSPRPVMSPVKGPSASPHGRNVVQSPSSGGPPPPTSTSFTTQNTLQALEQMVLPAGSEYSYQRNPASPAVPHVVSSPTQWNQNKIPPQPMNNVVPVETEQPAKPGDPPTTQPPVLAELNKTKPVANMDKDMEKKSTLGQNLTENDNPPHIFMPPSSVSNVPKESVPVNTSNASHNMTSNIVNSPSVSETPEPHESNQLGPHLSSENKTEPIAAPKQEEKPDAVLGSFDTEQKLDTNSKPVENNVRKINNEQSIGQNPQLTQVTNMNNKPIEHSPIPSQINNLSNTLSHPPNLATPTTNQYMPDNLPPLNINRPQGFPPSSLQSVPGNMPNILPPGIPPNLPSNVSTSMQSNTPHSITANYQSGPSTLPPGAQAASNGQTSGTTNHSLQHVNMTSSTMSPSLPPHNTQGNLPCMPPVHPNLPGNIPQNLPGATSNNIPNMPPNTPANIPNVPGLPMGVQNMHPNMGPNMQQPNQPNMMSNLPHNVNPSMMMLGPNPMPHHHIPGMYPSSHHQERASLQQQIQEIYCLPPSAENQEKVRCLQERLAFLQQHETNDKCNGGPNCAIQNPVYGSKMVESPQVTSTTGRGRGKGPAKPRKPRAKKEKLIGTMQPLDQLPVSEDCVTAGTGLKNNSEMDIDLTEDVTNLDSSAMMIDDLNGGKVKKLRGPRKNKERKPRTPKEPKPEMGEKPVKERKKRQPKDPNAPPKRRRNAKKDGSDIQADTTTNYDLLEKDPNDSKSMDASINQSFMSVDSLKNPQDGSTADETNVTDFDDIPVSKIAIKDLLEEAEAKRDLEDKDDDLDAFNPKKRTAKKRSSGSGSCKKIALKRTPGGGRRKKRGGLIPDSDGEPDDLMSTPPPSPPPEGDDSLKRRSARNTQRKKYTDDVMLRLSDDECLGIPSTKQEKKFDSDDLLINTKDNSRLEGTPKPNYIYINTSEEDNMIVQHVLACRMGKRELKKEPPPPVEADPKPDPEKSEETAVNDNPEEVKSETVQSDTTESKNESNDENKPEEKQETVIKPETVPKEEDPKEDTNKSEIQKEDNEVKDEKPIIVDVEEYYVKYRNFSYLHCEWKTEEELYKGDKRIFSKIKRFKQKQAQQLNIFELLDEEPFNPDYIEVERILDMSEHEDPATNSKLKYYLVKWKSLQYEDSTWELEENIDVDKIKQYKIFSEIPPKEKWKYKKRPSTDNWVQLKESPLYKGGNTLRPYQLEGLNWLLFSWHNNRNCILADEMGLGKTIQSLTFVNAIWEYGIRGPFLIIAPLSTIPNWQREFEGWTDMNVVVYHGSQQSKSMLQEYEFYYKNDKGEPITEITKFNVLITTFEIIVTDFQELKTFNWRVCVIDEAHRLKNRNCKLLEGLRQLHLEHRVLLSGTPLQNNVNELFSLLNFLEPSQFASNDAFLNEFGQLKTESEVLKLQALLKPMMLRRLKEDVEKTLAPKEETIIEVELTNIQKKYYRAILERNFSFLQKGTASAQNIPNLMNTMMELRKCCIHPYLLNGAEDQIQFDYKQTYGEDDEAYYKALIQSSGKMVLVDKLLPKLKAGGHRVLIFSQMVRCLNILEDYLVFRRYPYERIDGRIRGNLRQEAIDRFSKPDSDRFVFLLCTKAGGLGINLTAADTVIIYDSDWNPQNDLQAQARCHRIGQQKMVKIYRLICRNTYEREMFDKASMKLGLDKAILQSMNTGQGKETGLKQLSKKEIEDLLKKGAYGAVMDEDNAGDKFCEEDIEMILARRTQVIQMESEKGSTFSKASFASTGQRSDIDIRDPDFWNKWAKKAEIDTTEKKEDEDLIVTEPRKRNVIKRYGHDDGTVEMSDIEVTPDSEEDEEGISLRSKRKKEKLGRKGRRYASDEYIPRHEGVPVDEEVNYGSWTRSECFKIERGLLTFGWARWDEIIDKNQFRKGWTLPVIEDCARIIVLYCLRHYKGDEKIRNFIWDLIEPCENGEVTISRNHSGLHNPVPRGRNAKKKNRPKDLPKPNDVPRWEDPNHWSSIEKYDCEEYLESSYKKHLFRHANKVLLRVRMMYYIKHEVIGDYATQIESGIHASSLGMRVPRGVDSAPPRVWWDTECDVSLLVGTYVHGYENYLAMRSDPQLCYVDKLGPPDDAECTDIKSEERKVRGSAVGDEDCTDDVSSGAGATSPAASPRPDDDGGGGHQWPSMQDLNTRLRRLITAYQRNYKREELKLQQKAKMERRERMEQLARDEVSAWRWSRADEEAFRRTVASYGVEFDPATKSLRWGRFRSLARLDSKSDDALTDYLKAFMAMCKRQCGLSVGEAELPTRADLKAEPIGEERAIATLERIDLLRVLREEVAPHGALDARLALCERSADAPPWWQPARHDKLLVLGVCKHGLGDTYHKLFCDPKLPFADCASKWYNSNKSGAKKAEEKEKASSDEDEKGSEGSASETRMSLRRSKRTTNVERDDDDTDALSELETLAKLGRADEALTPDMWFTERALETRLHHIAHAVQNCEWPSASGSKSDTRSIQAELQEERKQSQKRHIAIDVETERAKLHALLSSPAAAHSGAARDDASSDSSRRSTPAPPPAHQRPTAAPVDLSAPLDLSEAQDFSLGRRTPQAADASASAASAAAAAAAAPPRGRLDDTLSKLMKRKNVAAPEQIVGKEKKRKKLDEIVLGLSAAKGRGPSTSTPEPPRGRGSILPDVTVTPAAPPSSATPPAQKPFSVTVTNVPSPQMSKDLSSFLQQSLEHSSKAQKVPSSSATMKAYSHEAKVNKWLAEQASVEPRRRGTTPRLAPDEHVPVVHRVTGKRIVGHKAPQLRNLAQWIAENPMYDIDPKWTEGIKEHVKLPQDVRSQRPSPMAPSSSMTERKKGRPPTLDSSTANVLSAGSHLNQNVAGLNPALLASLSSLSAFDPKTLAATLSNLTGFDPKLLNTFDPKLLSSLSSFDPKNNPLLSSFSSMPNLLGNLSGGNIFANLAGLGLPGFSGLDMNSLGAATASDSKSKSRKSTDSGSASSSKNANSQFPFVFPNPNMLYPQLGLGGLNPFGMHSGISSAYDALGLLSNNLAASSGSSTMHSSSHGSARGSSVKTTTPRSSTVVTSSATSRQQKVSDRQQSSQLSQILLPPDPYLLESLSKQSMNYDVSQLKSDKRSRETDSHESMATDLSKSDKKKVPYDSLRSQMPPEFAAVQEKLLKGDKKDIDISKMLLEQMASGALSASLVSSADAKKVKDMEKDAYEKLSKSSSEYIARALASEDSSVPLGLKRSHDEMSNEPENLAMQTPEMNSAKKAKESTSSECISAIDKQQDHPTGEMDLEDLIAPSTVIKTGVKASDFEKNVPKSTIDCPPHIDKEEKSQPKASTYDDSMMQRGADTAHGAESSSNIAEEQSKDTGAAEESGSVDDTSANDGGRRGSRKKGRKSSEEAAAGPRRELRSSAGRLSTESNTNH, from the exons GTACCGAACTCTGGGGCGGCACCGTCTGCTCCGGAATACCATGGCTATGGAGAGTATCCGCCCCGTCCGCGCATGCCTCAGCCGCCCCACGCGCCGCTCCATCCGACTCACCACGTACACCCGTCGCACCAGTACCCGGGGTACCACCCGGGGCCTGACCCCATGTATGGCATGCCAGAGCATCCAG gTATTGGAGACATGGGAGTTTGGTCGAATGCCCCAGCTCCTAACAGATACGCACCGATTACGCCGCCGTACAGAAATTACGAACATCAGCAAAAAATGCACCAATATCCTACTCAACAG GCTTCTGCAATAGGAGGAATACAAGCCCAAAATGGTGCATACTTGCCCAGACAACCACATTTTTCACAACCAACATCACAACAAGTTTATGGACAACAGCAGGTGAAACCTTCTTTCCATTTGAATTCT AACTATCCAAATTACACGCAGATGCATCCACCGACGGCATCTAGAATTAGTCAACATCCCTCTTATCACCAACAGATGGAGGTCAATCCTCATCAATATGGGTTACCCCTTGGTCAGCAAAATCATGGGACTGTCCCACAACATCAACCACACCAAAACATGTCAAGTCACTCAAGTGGCATAACTCCCGGCATTCAAGGACATCCAAATGTTCATCTTCATCACGGAGGAGCGCCACCGCTTCATCATGTGGCGCGCCAACCTTCGGGACCTCCATCCTCGGCTGCACCTTCGCATCCAGTTCCATCACAAATGCCTTACGGCTCGCCCCATCATTCCATTTCTATGAATTACCAATCACATCAGGTGCAGCATCCTCTGGATGTGAATGTCACTAACCAGTACAATGCGCCTAAACCTCCGGGCATGGATGCTGGAGCTGCCCAGTACCGCCCCCCCTTTCCTCCACAACTATCTCCACAAATGTCGCCACGAGCACAAATGTCTCCAAGGCAACAGCAGCAGCAACAACAACAGCAGCAGCCGCCTCAACTGTCGCCCCGTCCTGTAATGTCTCCAGTGAAAGGGCCGAGTGCGTCGCCTCACGGTCGAAACGTGGTTCAATCACCGAGTTCGGGTGGACCACCACCACCAACATCTACGTCATTTACAACTCAAAATACCCTTCAAGCGCTTGAGCAAATGGTCTTACCAGCAGGTTCAGAGTACTCATACCAACGTAACCCGGCGTCACCGGCAGTCCCACATGTTGTTTCGTCACCTACTCAGTGGAATCAAAACAAGATTCCTCCTCAACCTATGAACAACGTAGTGCCGGTTGAAACTGAACAACCTGCAAAACCTGGAGACCCACCAACAACACAACCGCCAGTATTAGCGGAATTGAATAAGACCAAACCTGTCGCCAACATGGACAAGGATATGGAAAAGAAAAGCACTCTCGGTCAAAATTTGACGGAGAATGATAACCCTCCGCATATATTTATGCCTCCGTCAAGCGTAAGTAATGTTCCTAAAGAGAGTGTACCTGTAAATACATCTAATGCCAGCCATAATATGACTTCAAACATTGTTAATTCGCCTAGTGTGTCTGAAACACCAGAACCACATGAAAGTAATCAGTTAGGACCGCATCTGTCTAGCGAAAACAAAACTGAACCTATTGCTGCGCCAAAACAAGAAGAAAAGCCAGATGCGGTTTTAGGCTCATTTGACACAGAACAAAAATTGGATACAAATTCAAAACCAGTAGAAAACAATGTTAGAAAAATTAATAACGAGCAATCGATAGGTCAAAACCCGCAATTGACCCAGGTTACAAATATGAACAATAAACCCATTGAACACTCGCCGATACcttcacaaataaataatttgtcaaATACTTTGAGTCATCCTCCCAATTTGGCTACACCTACAACAAATCAGTATATGCCTGACAATCTACCTCCGCTAAATATAAACAGACCACAAGGGTTTCCACCAAGCAGTCTTCAAAGTGTTCCTGGTAATATGCCAAATATATTACCACCGGGCATTCCACCAAATTTACCATCTAATGTGTCGACTAGTATGCAGAGTAATACCCCTCATAGTATTACCGCAAATTATCAAAGTGGGCCCAGTACACTACCTCCTGGAGCACAAGCAGCTTCTAATGGGCAAACCAGTGGTACAACTAACCATTCATTGCAACATGTGAATATGACATCAAGCACTATGTCACCCAGCTTACCACCACATAATACTCAGGGTAATTTACCTTGTATGCCACCCGTTCATCCGAATTTACCAGGAAATATACCGCAAAATTTGCCTGGTGCTACAAGTAATAATATTCCTAATATGCCGCCAAACACACCTGCAAATATTCCTAACGTGCCAGGATTGCCTATGGGAGTACAAAATATGCATCCAAACATGGGGCCCAATATGCAACAACCTAATCAACCAAATATGATGAGTAATTTGCCTCACAACGTTAATCCTAGTATGATGATGTTGGGCCCAAACCCTATGCCGCACCATCATATTCCGGGTATGTATCCATCATCACATCACCAAGAAAGGGCATCACTGCAGCAGCAAATACAGGAAATATATTGTTTACCTCCTTCAGCTGAAAACCAAGAAAAAGTAAGATGTCTTCAGGAAAGATTAGCCTTTTTGCAGCAACATGAAACAAATGATAAATGTAATGGTGGACCAAATTGTGCTATACAAAATCCTGTATACGGATCTAAAATGGTGGAGAGCCCTCAAGTTACAAGTACAACAGGACGAGGAAGAGGTAAAGGTCCAGCTAAACCTAGAAAACCTAGAGCCAAAAAAGAGAAATTGATTGGTACAATGCAACCTCTTGATCAACTTCCAGTATCTGAAGATTGTGTCACAGCAGGTACTGGACTGAAAAATAACTCTGAGATGGATATTGATTTAACTGAAGATGTCACAAATTTAGACAGTAGTGCCATGATGATAGATGATCTTAATGGGGGCAAAGTGAAAAAATTAAGAGGTCCTcgtaaaaacaaagaaagaaagCCGCGAACTCCTAAAGAACCCAAACCGGAAATGGGTGAAAAACCAGTTAAAGAACGCAAAAAACGTCAACCTAAAGATCCAAATGCTCCTCCTAAAAGACGCAGAAATGCTAAAAAAGACGGTTCTGATATTCAAGCAGACACTACTACTAATTACGATTTATTGGAGAAAGACCCCAACGATAGTAAATCAATGGATGCTTCAATTAACCAAAGTTTCATGAGTGTTGATTCCCTTAAAAATCCACAAGATGGATCAACTGCTGATGAAACGAACGTCACTGATTTCGACGATATTCCTGTATCAAAGATAGCAATAAAAGATCTATTGGAAGAAGCAGAGGCTAAAAGAGATCTAGAAGATAAAGACGATGATTTAGATGCTTTTAATCCTAAGAAGAGGACAGCGAAAAAACGGTCATCTGGAAGCGGAAGTTGTAAGAAAATTGCGCTAAAAAGAACTCCCGGTGGAGGAAGAAGGAAGAAACGAGGTGGATTGATACCGGATTCGGATGGTGAACCTGATGATTTAATGTCTACACCTCCACCTTCTCCACCACCTGAAGGTGATGATAGTTTGAAACGAAGATCAGCAAGAAATACTCAACGTAAAAAATACACTGATGATGTTATGTTGCGTTTGTCAGACGATGAATGTTTGGGAATACCGAGTACGAAACAAGAGAAGAAATTTGATTCAGATGATCTACTTATTAATACCAAAGATAATAGTAGGTTGGAAGGCACTCCTAAGCCGaactatatttatattaatacaTCTGAGGAAGACAATATGATTGTTCAACACGTACTCGCTTGTCGTATGGGCAAAAGAGAACTTAAAAAGGAACCTCCGCCACCTGTCGAAGCTGATCCGAAACCGGATCCGGAGAAATCAGAAGAGACTGCTGTCAATGACAACCCCGAGGAGGTCAAATCAGAGACTGTACAGTCTGACACGACTGAATCAAAGAATGAGTCTAATGATGAAAATAAACCTGAAGAAAAACAagaaactgtaataaaaccAGAAACAGTGCCAAAAGAAGAAGATCCTAAGGAAGATACTAACAAATCCGAAATTCAAAAAGAAGACAATGAAGTAAAGGATGAAAAACCTATAATTGTTGATGTTGAAGAATATTATGTCAAATACAGAAATTTCTCTTATTTACATTGCGAGTGGAAAACGGAAGAAGAGTTGTATAAGGGCGACAAACGcatattttctaaaataaagAGGTTTAAGCAAAAACAAGCCCAACAACTGAACATTTTTGAACTACTGGACGAGGAGCCCTTTAATCCTGACTATATAGAAGTTGAGAGAATCCTAGATATGTCTGAGCATGAAGATCCTGCAACGAATAGTAAACTGAAGTACTATTTAGTTAAGTGGAAAAGTTTGCAATATGAAGATAGCACTTGGGAGCTGGAAGAAAACATTGATGTTgacaaaattaaacaatataaaattTTCAGCGAAATTCCACCAAAAGAGAAATGGAAATATAAGAAACGTCCATCTACAGATAATTGGGTCCAGTTGAAGGAATCTCCGCTATATAAAGGAGGTAATACTTTGAGACCATATCAGTTAGAAGGTCTGAATTGGCTTTTATTTTCATGGCATAATAATCGCAACTGCATTCTAGCAGACGAAATGGGACTTGGCAAAACCATTCAAAGTTTGACATTTGTTAATGCCATTTGGGAGTATGGCATACGAGGCCCCTTCCTTATAATTGCTCCACTATCTACCATTCCTAATTGGCAAAGAGAGTTTGAAGGTTGGACAGATATGAACGTAGTGGTTTATCATGGTTCACAACAAAGTAAAAGTATGTTACAAGAATatgaattttattacaaaaatgatAAAGGTGAACCAATCACAGAAATAACAAAGTTTAATGTGTTAATCACGACTTTTGAGATAATAGTAACAGATTTTCAAGAACTCAAAACATTTAATTGGAGAGTATGTGTCATTGATGAAGCACATCGATTAAAGAATCGTAACTGCAAACTATTGGAGGGATTACGACAGCTGCATTTGGAGCACAGAGTACTATTGTCAGGTACTCCACTGCAAAATAATGTTAATGAGTTATTCTCCCTATTGAACTTCCTAGAACCCTCTCAATTTGCTAGTAATGATGCATTTTTGAATGAATTCGGGCAACTAAAAACTGAATCTGAAGTGCTCAAGCTACAAGCCCTATTGAAACCTATGATGCTAAGAAGACTAAAGGAAGATGTTGAAAAAACACTGGCCCCTAAAGAAGAGACTATAATTGAGGTGGAACTGACGAACATACAAAAGAAATACTACAGAGCTATTTTAGAAAGAAATTTCAGTTTCTTACAAAAGGGTACTGCTTCTGCGCAAAATATACCTAACTTGATGAATACTATGATGGAACTTAGAAAATGCTGTATTCATCCGTATTTATTAAATGGTGCTGAGGATCAAATACAATTTGACTACAAGCAGACTTATGGCGAAGACGATGAGGCCTACTACAAAGCCCTCATTCAGTCATCTGGTAAAATGGTCTTGGTTGACAAGTTACTTCCTAAATTGAAAGCAGGCGGACATCGTGTGTTAATTTTTAGTCAGATGGTAAGATGTCTTAACATATTAGAAGACTACCTTGTCTTTAGACGTTATCCTTACGAGAGAATTGATGGTAGAATCAGAGGAAATCTTAGGCAAGAAGCAATTGATAGATTCTCAAAACCTGACTCTGAtagatttgtatttttgctcTGTACTAAAGCGGGAGGACTCGGTATTAATTTGACGGCTGCCGACACTGTTATTATTTACGACAGTGACTGGAATCCACAGAACGATCTACAAGCTCAAGCTCGTTGCCATCGTATTGGCCAACAAAAGATGGTTAAGATCTATAGATTGATTTGTCGCAATACATATGAAAGAGAAATGTTTGATAAAGCGTCGATGAAACTTGGATTGGATAAAGCAATTTTGCAAAGTATGAACACTGGCCAAGGAAAAGAGACAGGGCTTAAACAATTGTCGAAGAAGGAAATTGAAGATCTCCTAAAGAAAGGCGCTTACGGGGCAGTAATGGATGAAGACAACGCTGGTGACAAGTTCTGCGAAGAAGACATTGAGATGATCCTGGCGCGGAGAACACAAGTCATTCAAATGGAATCCGAAAAAGGATCAACGTTTTCGAAAGCTAGTTTCGCGTCTACTGGTCAGCGATCTGATATCGATATCAGAGATCCAGACTTTTGGAACAAATGGGCTAAGAAGGCTGAAATTGATACAACAGAAAAGAAAGAAGATGAAGATTTGATTGTTACAGAGCCCAGGAAACGAAATGTTATCAAGCGATATGGACATGATGACGGCACTGTAGAAATGTCCGATATAGAAGTGACGCCAGATTCAGAGGAAGATGAAGAAG GTATCAGCTTACGAAgtaaaagaaagaaagaaaaactTGGCAGAAAGGGTAGACGGTATGCAAGTGACGAATATATACCTCGCCACGAGGGTGTGCCGGTGGACGAGGAGGTCAACTACGGATCTTGGACTAGATCAGAGTGTTTCAAGATTGAAAGAGGCTTACTTACATTCGG ATGGGCGCGGTGGGACGAAATTATTGACAAAAATCAATTTAGAAAAGGTTGGACTCTTCCCGTGATAGAAGATTGTGCCCGTATTATC GTCCTGTATTGCCTGCGGCACTACAAAGGGGACGAAAAGATTAGAAATTTTATTTGGGATTTAATTGAGCCCTGTGAAAATGGAGAAGTAACAATATCTAGAAATCATAGTGGCCTTCATAATCCTGTTCCACGAGGCAGAAATGCTAAAAAGAAAAACCGACCCAAAGACTTACCAAAACCCAATGATGTACCAAGGTGGGAAGATCCTAACCATTGGAGTTCGATAGAAAAATATGACTGTGAGGAATATTTGGAATCTAGTTATAAGAAGCATTTGTTTAGACATGCAAACAA GGTTTTGCTGAGGGTTCGCATGatgtattatattaaacatgAAGTTATTGGTGATTATGCCACCCAAATTGAGAGCGGAATACATGCCAG CTCGCTGGGCATGCGGGTGCCGCGGGGCGTGGACAGCGCGCCGCCGCGCGTGTGGTGGGACACGGAGTGCGACGTGTCGCTGCTGGTGGGCACGTACGTGCACGGCTACGAGAACTACCTCGCCATGCGCTCCGACCCGCAGCTGTGCTACGTCGACAAGCTCGGCCCGCCCGACGACGCTGAGTGCACCGACATCAA GAGTGAAGAAAGAAAGGTCCGCGGCAGCGCAGTCGGCGACGAAGACTGCACGGACGACGTGTCGAGCGGCGCCGGCGCCACGTCGCCCGCCGCGTCGCCGCGCCCCGACgacgacggcggcggcggccacCAGTGGCCGTCCATGCAGGACCTCAACACCCGCCTGCGCCGCCTCATCACCGCCTACCAGAGGAACTACAAGCGTGAGGAGCTCAAGCTGCAACAAAAAGCTAAG ATGGAGCGCCGGGAGCGCATGGAGCAGCTGGCGCGCGACGAGGTGTCGGCGTGGCGCTGGAGCCGCGCCGACGAGGAGGCGTTCCGGCGCACCGTGGCGTCGTACGGCGTGGAGTTCGACCCCGCCACCAAGAGCCTGCGCTGGGGCCGCTTCCGCTCCCTCGCTCGCCTCGACTCCAAGAGCGACGACGCTCTCACCGACTACCTGAAAGCCTTTATGGCTATGTGCAAGCGCCAGTGCGGGCTCTCTGTGGGCGAAGCGGAGCTGCCCACGAGGGCAGATCTCAAAGCGGAGCCTATTGGTGAAGAAAGAGCTATCGCTACTCTCGAAAG GATCGACCTGTTGCGTGTGCTGCGCGAGGAGGTGGCGCCGCACGGGGCGCTGGACGCGCGGCTGGCGCTGTGCGAGCGCTCGGCCGACGCGCCGCCCTGGTGGCAGCCCGCCCGCCACGACAAGCTGCTCGTGCTCGGCGTGTGCAA GCACGGATTGGGCGACACTTACCACAAACTGTTTTGTGACCCTAAACTACCATTCGCCGATTGTGCCAGCAAATGGTACAACAGTAATAAAAGCGGAGCAAAGAAGGCGGAGGAGAAAGAAAAAGCGTCGTCCGACGAGGACGAGAAGGGGTCAGAAGGCTCGGCTTCCGAGACGCGAATGTCGCTCCGGCGCAGCAAGCGCACGACCAACGTCGAGCGCGACGACGACGACACCGACGCGCTCTCCGAGCTCGAGACTCTGGCCAAGCTGGGCCGCGCGGACGAGGCGCTCACCCCCGACATGTGGTTCACGGAGCGCGCGCTCGAGACCCGCCTGCATCACATCGCCCACGCCGTGCAGAACTGCGAGTGGCCCTCCGCCTCCGGCTCCAAGAGCGACACCCGCAGCATCCAGGCGGAACTCCAGGAGGAGCGCAAGCAGAGTCAGAAGCGGCACATCGCCATCGACGTGGAGACGGAGCGCGCCAAGCTGCACGCGCTGCTGTCGTCGCCGGCGGCGGCGCACTCGGGCGCGGCGCGCGACGACGCCTCCAGCGACTCCTCGCGCCGCTCCacgcccgcgccgccgcccgcgcacCAGCGCCCAACCGCCGCGCCCGTCGACCTGTCCGCGCCGCTCGACCTCAGCGAGGCGCAGGACTTCAGCCTCGGCCGCCGCACGCCGCAGGCCGCCGACGCGTCCGCCTCCGCCGcctccgccgccgccgccgccgccgccgcgcccccGAGGGGCAGGCTGGACGACACGCTTAGCAAATTGATGAAAAGGAAAAATGTG GCCGCCCCGGAGCAGATTGTCGGCAAAGAGAAGAAGAGGAAGAAGCTAGACGAAATAGTATTAGGTTTATCGGCGGCCAAAGGCCGCGGACCGAGCACGTCGACGCCGGAGCCGCCGCGCGGCCGCGGCTCCATCCTGCCCGACGTGACCGTGACGCCGGCCGCTCCCCCCTCTTCCGCGACGCCCCCCGCTCAAAAACCTTTCTCGGTGACCGTCACCAACGTGCCTTCGCCGCAGATGTCGAAGGATCTCTCGTCATTTTTACAACAGTCGTTGGAGCACAGTAGTAAAGCCCAGAAAGTACCGTCGTCCTCGGCGACGATGAAAGCTTACTCTCACGAAGCTAAAGTGAACAAATGGCTGGCGGAGCAAGCCAGCGTAGAGCCGCGCAGGCGCGGCACGACGCCGCGGCTGGCGCCGGACGAACACGTGCCGGTCGTGCACCGCGTCACCGGCAAGCGCATCGTCGGCCACAAGGCGCCGCAGCTCAGGAACCTCGCGCAGTGGATCGCTGAGAACCCTATGTACGATATCGACCCCAAATGGACGGAGGGAATCAAGGAGCACGTCAAACTACCGCAGGACGTGCGGAGTCAGAGACCTTCGCCCATGGCGCCCAGTAGCTCGATGACTGAAAGAAAGAAGGGTCGACCACCCACTCTGGATTCATCTACGGCAAATGTTTTGTCAGCCGGGTCGCACCTGAATCAAAACGTAGCCGGGTTGAACCCGGCTCTCTTAGCTAGTCTGTCTAGTTTGAGTGCATTTGATCCGAAAACACTAGCAGCAACACTCTCCAATTTGACAGGTTTCGACCCCAAACTACTAAATACATTTGATCCTAAACTACTATCGAGCCTAAGCAGTTTCGATCCGAAAAATAATCCATTGCTTAGCTCATTTAGTAGCATGCCCAATTTATTGGGAAACCTTTCTGGAGGTAATATATTTGCCAATTTAGCTGGTCTGGGACTGCCTGGATTTTCTGGTTTAGACATGAATAGCCTCGGCGCGGCTACTGCCAGTGATTCTAAGTCGAAATCCCGAAAGTCGACTGATAGCGGAAGCGCGTCCAGCTCTAAAAATGCTAATTCACAATTTCCTTTCGTTTTCCCTAATCCTAACATGTTATATCCGCAATTGGGATTAGGCGGTTTAAATCCATTCGGAATGCATTCGGGGATATCGTCAGCGTATGATGCGCTAGGATTGCTTAGTAACAATTTGGCCGCCAGTTCTGGTTCGTCCACAATGCACAGCTCCAGTCATGGATCAGCTCGGGGAAGTTCAGTGAAAACTACGACACCCAGATCATCTACTGTCGTAACAAGTTCGGCGACTTCTCGCCAACAGAAGGTTTCAGACCGCCAACAATCAAGTCAATTATCTCAAATACTTTTACCACCTGATCCATATCTGCTAGAATCACTATCAAAGCAGTCTATGAATTATGATGTCAGTCAGTTAAAATCAGACAAAAGAAGCAGAGAGACAGACAGTCATGAATCCATGGCAACAGACTTGTCCAAAAGTGACAAGAAGAAAGTTCCATATGATTCATTAAGATCGCAGATGCCACCAGAATTTGCTGCCGTGCAAGAAAAATTGTTAAAGGGTGACAAGAAAGATATTGACATTAGTAAAATGTTATTGGAACAAATGGCATCTGGTGCTTTGAGCGCCAGCCTAGTCAGCTCGGCAGATGCGAAAAAAGTCAAAGACATGGAGAAGGATGCCTATGAAAAACTCAGCAAGAGCTCGTCAGAATATATTGCGAGAGCTCTCGCTTCTGAAGATTCATCTGTACCATTGGGGTTAAAACGGTCGCACGATGAAATGAGTAATGAACCGGAAAACTTGGCTATGCAAACACCTGAAATGAATTCCGCGAAAAAGGCAAAGGAATCTACGTCTTCTGAGTGTATTTCAGCCATAGATAAGCAACAAGATCATCCTACCGGGGAAATGGATCTAGAAGACCTCATTGCTCCTTCGACAGTTATCAAAACTGGTGTTAAAGCCAGTGATTTCGAAAAAAACGTTCCGAAATCTACAATAGACTGCCCCCCTCACATTGACAAAGAGGAAAAATCTCAACCCAAAGCCAGTACTTACGACGATTCAATGATGCAGAGAGGTGCCGATACTGCTCACGGTGCCGAATCTAGCAGTAATATAGCCGAAGAGCAGAGCAAGGACACCGGCGCCGCTGAGGAATCTGGTAGCGTCGACGATACTTCAGCCAATGACGGAGGCCGGCGAGGCAGCCGAAAAAAAGGCCGTAAGTCATCTGAAGAAGCAGCAGCGGGGCCGCGACGGGAGTTGCGCTCGAGTGCGGGCCGTTTATCGACAGAGTCCAATACAAATCACTGA